One region of Desulfovibrio sp. JC022 genomic DNA includes:
- a CDS encoding branched-chain amino acid ABC transporter permease, with amino-acid sequence MEYFFQQLINGITLGSVYALIALGYTMVYGIIQLINFAHGEFFAAGGYVGVIFMSYLLAQGAPAWVCLSGSLILAMAYCAMLAMAVEKVAYKPLRSSSRLSVLLSALGMSIFLQNGLMLTQGVYDRPYPTELTQGGFEFGTVMLSYMQLFIVSLTAFLLVALNFLVFKTRIGKAMRSTAQDKIMSALVGINSNRIISLTFAIGAGLAAAAGIMVGLYYGSVRYDMGFVPGIKAFAAAVLGGIGNITGAMIGGFIIGMVEIFAAGYISGEYKDVFAFLILIGVLYFRPSGIMGENVDDTRV; translated from the coding sequence ATGGAATATTTTTTTCAGCAACTCATCAACGGTATTACCCTCGGCAGTGTCTATGCACTGATCGCATTGGGCTATACCATGGTGTACGGCATCATTCAGCTCATTAACTTTGCTCACGGCGAGTTTTTTGCTGCTGGCGGTTACGTCGGTGTTATCTTCATGAGCTACCTGCTCGCACAGGGTGCTCCGGCATGGGTCTGCCTGTCCGGTTCACTTATTCTGGCCATGGCCTACTGTGCTATGCTGGCTATGGCTGTGGAGAAAGTGGCTTATAAGCCTTTGCGCAGTTCTTCGAGACTTTCAGTGCTCCTTTCAGCACTGGGTATGTCTATTTTCTTGCAGAACGGCTTGATGCTTACACAGGGTGTCTATGACAGACCCTATCCCACCGAACTGACTCAGGGCGGATTCGAATTCGGAACAGTAATGCTGTCTTACATGCAGCTTTTTATTGTCAGTTTGACCGCTTTTCTGTTGGTGGCCCTCAATTTTCTGGTCTTCAAGACCCGCATCGGGAAAGCCATGCGTTCCACTGCTCAGGATAAGATTATGTCTGCGCTGGTGGGGATTAATTCCAATCGCATTATCAGCCTTACTTTCGCCATCGGTGCCGGTTTGGCTGCTGCGGCAGGGATCATGGTCGGTCTGTACTACGGATCGGTGCGTTACGATATGGGTTTTGTGCCGGGGATCAAAGCTTTTGCCGCCGCTGTACTGGGCGGAATCGGCAATATAACCGGGGCCATGATCGGCGGATTTATCATCGGCATGGTTGAGATTTTTGCTGCCGGTTATATTTCTGGTGAGTACAAAGATGTGTTCGCATTTTTGATCCTTATCGGAGTGCTTTATTTCAGACCTTCAGGAATCATGGGAGAGAACGTTGACGATACCAGAGTTTAA
- a CDS encoding branched-chain amino acid ABC transporter substrate-binding protein, which yields MKRLFTTVLLTAAIMMLGSGMVFAKTLKIGTMGPLTGPYAADGNDIKNGALTAVEVVKANGGIPGFDSIEVLPQDTACEPRQAVATANKLINEEVNGVVGAYCSSSTLPASEVLDEESIVMITPASTNEKVTSRGLPYMFRMCGRDDDQGAIALKFMLDKLGAKSVYIVDDKTAYSQGLADGVEKIASEAGIKVLGHEHVNQGDKDFSAILTKVKNTNPDVFYMSMQNSATGALMLIQAKRMGIKAARLAQDAVYHPQLIEIAKDAADGVYLTFGYIDDNAPAYKEFYAKYQPKFGSPGAYSGYAYDSAMAYMKAVKAAGSTDPEKVKAELMKLDYDGATKHIKFKPNGDSGSNYIIRKVEDGKFVNYWNPATGKLY from the coding sequence ATGAAACGTTTGTTTACGACTGTTCTGCTTACCGCAGCTATCATGATGCTCGGTTCCGGCATGGTTTTCGCGAAAACTCTTAAAATTGGCACAATGGGACCTTTGACCGGACCTTATGCTGCTGATGGTAATGACATCAAAAATGGCGCACTCACAGCTGTTGAAGTTGTCAAAGCTAATGGCGGAATCCCCGGATTCGACTCTATTGAAGTTTTGCCTCAGGATACAGCATGCGAACCTCGTCAGGCTGTTGCTACTGCAAACAAACTTATTAATGAAGAAGTGAATGGTGTTGTTGGAGCTTATTGTTCCAGTTCTACTCTGCCTGCTTCCGAAGTTCTGGATGAAGAGTCAATTGTCATGATTACTCCTGCCTCCACAAATGAGAAAGTTACCTCTCGCGGTCTTCCATACATGTTCCGCATGTGCGGCCGTGATGATGATCAGGGCGCGATTGCCCTTAAGTTTATGCTTGATAAACTCGGTGCTAAATCCGTTTATATTGTAGATGATAAAACTGCATACTCACAGGGTCTTGCTGACGGCGTTGAGAAAATCGCTAGTGAAGCAGGTATTAAGGTCCTCGGGCACGAGCATGTTAACCAGGGCGACAAAGACTTTTCAGCTATCCTGACTAAAGTTAAAAACACTAATCCTGACGTCTTCTACATGTCCATGCAGAACTCTGCTACCGGTGCGCTGATGCTTATTCAGGCTAAGCGTATGGGAATCAAAGCAGCACGTCTTGCACAGGATGCTGTTTACCATCCGCAGTTGATTGAAATTGCTAAAGACGCAGCTGATGGTGTATATCTTACTTTCGGCTATATTGATGATAACGCTCCTGCGTACAAAGAATTTTATGCAAAATACCAGCCTAAATTCGGTAGTCCCGGAGCATATTCCGGTTATGCTTATGATAGTGCCATGGCTTACATGAAAGCTGTTAAAGCAGCTGGTTCTACCGATCCTGAAAAGGTTAAAGCTGAACTCATGAAGCTTGATTACGATGGTGCTACAAAGCATATCAAATTCAAGCCGAATGGAGATTCCGGTTCTAACTACATTATCCGTAAAGTTGAGGACGGCAAGTTCGTCAACTACTGGAACCCCGCAACCGGTAAGCTCTACTAG
- a CDS encoding ABC transporter ATP-binding protein, with translation MAELHLHDVSVRFGGLQALAEVNFSLMPGEIVGLIGPNGAGKTTVFNVITGVYSASGGHVEYNGENLTGLKPYQVLHKGIARTFQNIRLFQNMTALENVMVAQHSRSSCGVFGAVFRTPAQKREEARIKEKAMEELRFAELDEYADEVASSLPYGHQRRLEIARALASEPSSILLDEPAAGLNPAESSELMETIRKISERGINVLMVEHDMKVVMGICQRLVVLDHGVMIAKGNPEEIQKNPAVIEAYLGN, from the coding sequence ATGGCAGAACTTCATTTACACGACGTGAGCGTCCGCTTCGGTGGGCTGCAGGCTTTGGCAGAGGTTAACTTCTCTCTCATGCCGGGAGAGATTGTGGGGCTTATCGGTCCCAACGGTGCTGGCAAAACTACAGTCTTTAACGTGATAACCGGGGTCTATTCGGCTTCCGGGGGGCACGTGGAGTACAACGGCGAAAACCTAACCGGTCTTAAGCCGTATCAGGTGCTTCATAAAGGCATTGCCAGAACCTTCCAGAATATTCGTCTGTTCCAGAACATGACCGCCCTTGAAAATGTAATGGTCGCCCAACACTCTCGCTCATCATGCGGAGTTTTCGGTGCTGTTTTCCGCACCCCGGCTCAAAAAAGGGAAGAGGCGCGGATCAAGGAGAAGGCCATGGAGGAACTCCGTTTCGCGGAGCTGGACGAATATGCTGACGAGGTTGCGTCAAGTCTTCCATACGGTCATCAGAGACGGCTTGAGATAGCCAGAGCACTGGCTTCAGAGCCCAGCTCTATTCTGCTTGACGAACCCGCTGCCGGCTTGAATCCGGCGGAAAGTTCAGAGTTGATGGAAACTATCCGTAAAATCTCTGAAAGGGGCATCAACGTGCTTATGGTTGAGCATGACATGAAAGTTGTCATGGGTATCTGCCAGCGGCTTGTAGTCTTGGATCACGGAGTGATGATTGCAAAGGGTAACCCTGAAGAGATTCAGAAAAATCCTGCTGTAATTGAGGCATATCTGGGTAACTAA